GTATAAATAAACGGATGAAAATAAAGGAATCCGTAGCCGAGTGCATATATTTCCCTGTAGACTGGGATGAAAAATTTTTAAGGATGCTATTAAAGAAAAACAGGAATCCAAGATTCTCAAAGGAAAGCAAACACGGATATGGGTTTTGAAACGACCAAGAAATGTGTCATTGAACTGCTTGGTATATGCTATGGCGGCATTTTACATATTGAACCCAGATATTAAAACTATTTTGAAAAGTTTAACAGAATGTGCGAGTAAGTATCGGAAGAAAGAGCTAACAACAATAGAGCAGTTGAAGAAGAATGTAACCAGAAAAAGATTTGTGTGGGAATGGTAATACGTTGATATTGCTTTTGTAGTCAAACTATGCTACAATTGTAGTCAAAAAGGAGTGCAATGGAACTATTCCAAATAACCAAGTCGAAATTAAGAACCGCACTTTTAAATCTTTATTTTATCAACCCTGAAAGGTCTTTCTATTTACGTGAACTGGAAAGGATTCTGGGTTTCACTGTCGGAAACATCCGCAGGGAACTATTGAAACTTGAAAAAAGCGGTTTGTTTAAATCTGAGAGGAAGGGGAATCAGGTTTATTATTCCTTAAATTATTCATATCCGCTGTTTCACGAGATAAAGAGCATTATTAGTAAAACATCCGGTATTTCTGTAATATTAAAAGGCGCCGTTTCGAAAATCAAGGGTATCAAGTGCGCTTTCATCTATGGCTCGTTTGCCAAGAGTGAGGAAAGAAATGCAAGCGATGTAGATTTGTTCATACTGGGGAATGTAAGTGAATCCGATATAATTAAATCATTAAAGCCGGTGGAGAAAAAAATCCAGAGGGAGATAAATTATACGCTTTACAGTTACAAAGAATATGCAGACAAGAAACTTGGCAAAGACCCTTTTGTAGAGGATGTTGTCAAATGTCCCAAAATATTTCTGATTGGAGATGAAAATGAGTTATGAGAAATTATTCAACGATTTCCTTGCCAGCGGATTGATAAAACGGCTCGATGTGAACTTTATTCAGATAGAAAAACTTATACAGCGAGCTCAAAAGGATTTAATTGTTGCGGAAAAGAATTTAACCATTGATGAAGAAGTGGCATATAACTACGCCTATCTTGCAATGTTAAGAAGCGGGCGGGCATTACTCTTCTTGAAAGGATTCAGGCCTTCAGATGGCCAGCAGCACAAAACTGTAATAGATATTGCTCAAGCCATTCTGGGCAAAGAATTTGAGTTGCTTGTTGAGAAGTTTGATAAGATGCGCAGAAAAAGAAACCAGTTTACTTACGATCCCTTTTTCCCTGTATCTCGTACCGAGTCGATTAAAGCACTGAAAACGGCAGGATATTTTGTGAAGGTAGTTTCCAATTTGATTAAAAAAGAAACCCCAAATCAACGTTTTGATTTTTGAATTATTACATACGGTTATTGGCAGATTTTTTTTAAAAGTATATTTTTTTATAGTCACGATGAAATGTATCTTTTAAAGTTCGGTTATTAATTACACCATTTATATATCTTGCTTAAAACTTTTCTCTCCCATACTTCCTTGCCTCCCTAACTATGTAAATGGAAGTTTAAGTTAAATATGTTTTGAGGCGAAATCTCAATTCCTTTATACCTGCAATTATTCAACGGTGACTTCTACGGGGAAGGAGCTAACGCCAAGTATTTTTGAAACATACAGTCTCTCTATTCCAATGATTTTACCTTTTTTATCTTTCTTAAAGATAATTCCTTCTCCGGCTTCTTCGCAAATATATTCATCCTCGGGGTTGCCAAACCATATATCCATACTATCACTTTCTTTTTGATACTTTATAATGACTCTTTCCATATTGTTTCACCTTCCTTTATTTTTTCTGTTGGGTAGCAGGTAATTATAAATCCTTCGTCATTATGTTTTACTACCACGCAATACAGTTTATCAATAGTCTTGTAATATAGAAAAACTTCTTCGTCTATTCTGCTTCGCTTTACCTCTTCAGGGGTATCTCTCTTTTGCCTTCTACCCTTAGGGAAAAAGGTAAAAGTTCCTTATTTCTGCAAACCCGTGAGGCAGACTATCTGCTCTGAACGGTGTTTACTGAGGACTCACTTAAAAAGTGACAACTTTTTCGCTTTCCTTGACTATCTCATACATATCTTTCATTGTTGATATGGGACACATCTTGGAACTTTCCTGTTCTCTTGATTTTATGCAACTGCCGCATGCGTAAATTTTTCCGCCTGCCTGTATGAATTTTTCCGCTTGTTTAACAGTATTAAATTTATCTGTACTGATTTTTTGGTACTCAACACCTTTGCCCATAAAAAAAACCTTTACCTCATCGCACTGCTCAAGAGCAAAATTTCCGTAACGTAATGCATTCCAGCATGTTTCGGCATCATTGCTCGCAATAATAATTCCTATTTTCATTTTTTCTGCCCCTTTTCAAGTCAAGATTTTTGAGAATTAAAGTTTCCTCTTTTTATTATTATACCTCCCGGCAATCTACCTAAAGGGTAGTTAAGTGTTAAATTCTGGATGGTTGATTTTAAGCCACTCTTTTACCATATCAAGCAAGTCCTGAGCTAAAATCAGCATCTCTTTTGCTTCCTGCTCTGACACCAACCCAACTCTTTCGTAACCGCCGATATTTCGTTTCTTGCGGAAAGCATCAAACTGTTTAATCAAATCGGTTTTAACGCCCACGGTATAAGCGAGTGACTGTATAATCCTGTGATGATGAGAGTTCCTTGAAGCACGATAGCCGGAAGCAGCCAGAGCCCCAGTTGCCGCCTGTAATGCAGCGTTATAAGCAATATTTAGCCGCCAGTCAGCACTAAGTCCTGATACTTGGCAATCTTTTATATCCCGCTTGGATAATTCCAGTAAATCTTCTATTTCTTGAGAGGTTGTTTTGTGTTCGATCAGCCAACCATTATTTGCCCAATCTTTTAATGACATTTTCATCTCCAATCAGAAAAATCTTCTCTCCTTCTGTGACAGTTTTTACAAAATTATGATTTTTTGCTATTTTGATCTGAATTTCTTTAACAGGATATACTGTAGGATTGACTTCTCTGGAGAGTTCTGTTTGAGCGTCCGATAATGCGGAAGTAACCTCTGCAAAGGTTGTATCTCCAATTATCATTATATCTACATCGCTGTCGTTACGTTCAGTTCCCTGGACAAAAGAACCGTATATAAACGCTGCTTTGATTTTTTCGGATAACGGGCTTAAGGCCTCTTTTAATATATCCGCTACTCCTACGGTTTTAATGATTAACCCTTTAAGTTCTTTGAAAACAGGGCAGTCGGTATCCGCCTGGTAGTAAACCTGATTTCCCCGAGCAGTGCGTTTAATGATACCAGAACCGGAGAGTTGTTTAAGTTCTCTTTGTGCCGCCCCTATACCAACACCGGTTTTGCGAACAATCTCTCGTAGATAAAAAAACTGGCCTGTATTTCCGTATAAAAGACCGAGAATAGCCCCGCGGGTTTTGCTGAATAAAACTGTAGAAAGGTTTTTATTTTTAAATGCTGTACTCATTATGGTTACAATTGTACCCGATTTGGTTACATCTGTCAACAATAACTAAAACTTATGCCATTCATATATCCTGCTTGTAACCTTTCCTGTCCATCGGTTTTGAAATTAGCGTTTCCTTAACAGGGTGAATATAATTGTCAGAACGATACTTATTATAATACCAGTTGTCAGTGGGAAATAAAAAGCAAAGTTTCCTCTTTTTATTATTATACCTCCCGGCAATCTACCTAAAGGGCTGTTTTATTCCCCTTTCAACAAATATGGAAGATAGTATAAAAAGCATCTCTGCCAACAGTTTTTTATCCATAGTTTGTAAGATTATTCTGTTTGACTGCTGGGGGCAAAGTCCCAGCGTTCATCATGGTCGTCAAATACTACTTCTTTAAAATTGAAGTATTCAGGGTCAAATTTGCCACCAACCCAGCTGAGTATTGATTTATATTCTGGATGCTTGGGATTGCTTAGTATTTTCAAAAGGTTCTCATATCCGAAAATACCGCCGCAGTCCTCAGGGGGGCAGGCTCTTTTTCCTCCTGTGCACAACTTTTCTGTGTTTATATTTTATACTATTTGCAGGGTAAATCAAAATACGAATTGAGGCGTGTAAATTTAGACGAAAAGATATTATTGTGTTAAATTAGTATTTAGGCAAAATTAAATTCCTTAAAAAGAAAGTTGTGTTAAAAACAGATTGGAATTGCCTCATCAAAAATCTATACGAAAAACTTTCCTAATTTTCTCTGAAGCACCCTACCCTTTCTATTTTATTTCCACCAATAAAATAAGCGGTTAGTAAAAACGTTTAAACTGAGTTTTATCTATTACTGCTCGCCTAATGATTTTATGATTGATGCAGCACCAAGCATAAGAGAATTCCAAAAATAACCAGATATTACAGATGATATTCCCAAGATGATTCCTACCCATCCATAAACCTCATAATCATATTCATTGCTTGCTATTATGAATCCAGCTATTGGTATGATAATTCCAGCAAGCCATCCCATAACTTTAAAAAAAGTTCCCCATCCAATAAAAATCTTATAAGAAATGATTCCTTTTTTTTTCTCTTCCATTCAATTTACCTCCTTATGTTTGGATAAAATAAATAATTCTGTGGGTGTTTTATACTAATGCTGATATTAAAGCACCCCCTTTCTCTTGTGTCAAATCTTTTAACTATTATAGATCTTTGTTGTTCCATAATAGTGAAACAGTAACTAATTGTCTTCAAGGAGCATAGAAATTCTATAAGTACAGGTATATCAAATTAAGGCAAAAGTGAAAGAAAATAACAGAATTTTCAATATTGTAGATTATACGTTATAGAGTTAATACAGAGAACTGAGAGGATAGTAGAATGAGGTAGTTGCGAAGGAACGTCTTATCTTTTCGTAATGGGTATGTACTTAGTTGTGCAGAAAAATGCTCTTTTCTTGGAGAACCTGTGTGGCTATTTATTTTTGATTTAAAGGAACTTGGAGGGATATACGCGTATTATGTTGTACCTCTTGCTGTGATAGTTTCTGCTGAGACAGGTTGAATAATTCTTTTTACGTATAATGGAGCTTGAAAAAAAATGTTATGAATAACTAATGCAAAAATATAGAGGTGGTTTGGCAGTTTAAACCAGTTTTATCTTAACCCATATAGGTTAATTTAACCATATCTCCCGAGGCGATACTGAGTGTTACGGTTACGCTTCCGTTTGCTTTTGCATATTCTAAATCCTCTTCTCTTACTGCAGGATAAGAATTTAAAATCTGTCCAGCGCTCATATCCCCAAGATAATCAGATTCTATATGTCCATCCATCGGGTCAAAAAAAGTATAAATTACTTCAAATTTCTCGTATCTGTTCATATTTTTCTCCGTTCTACTTTTACATAGAACCTATTTAAATAATACTTTCGTTTAAGTGAACATATTTAAACCACATAAATCAAGGGAGGTTGGTATCTAATTTAAGTTAAATTCTACTTGACAACCATATCACATAACCTGTAAATAGTCAAATTTAATTGTTATACTTTTTTTCATCCTGAATTTGTTTCAGTAACCTTGCCTTGTCGCCGTTTTGTGGCGTTGCGAGGAGCGTTTTATTTCATAGTTTTCATAGGAATTGCGACGTGGTAATCCTCGTCTTTATCCCCACTATTGTTTTTATCCTTGCTTTTGTCCCCTAATCCACGTAACAGGAGTAGCAAAAGTGAGATTCAGGATCAAGTCCGGAATGACATATAGGAGCAAAGATAACTGACCCCCTCATCCTAGATCCTTCTCCCCCAAGGGTAGAAGGCGAAAGCAGGGGCATTCCTTTTCCGCCTACGGCGAGATTGCCACGCCAAAAAATGGCTCGCAAAGACGGAATGGGGGGTAACGTATAAAAACAAAGGCGTAAAGCAAAAGCCCCTCCACCTACGCTAAAATGCAAGCTTCGGCGGATAAACCTCATCCCATTATTAATCTCTTTGCAAACTCTTGGGGACTTACTACCCCAAACATCCCCTTAGGGAGAGAAGGTAAAGAGAGGGAGTGAGTAAATAACACCCCATACTTTTTTTTCCGTCTATGGCGGTTTTATTCTATTTTTCTTGTAAGTTCTACCATAAGAGTTTTGTTGTCAACTTTCATATCACAGGTATCGCACATCATACACACAAGAGTGACTCCACTACTATCTTCAACCTCACCTGCAAGATGCCAATAATAGTTTTCCATTTCAGGTCGGCGGGAGACGGGAAAACGCTTTTTAAGTTTTATTAATTCCTTTTCATTTATATTAACAGGAAAGAATCTGAATGTCATATAAATAACCTTCTCCTTATATTTTATTTCAATATTTGATTCAACTTCGTAGTTATACATAAAAAAAGTAATAACCTCTTCGACTATCTTACCAATTTTTTTAATTTCATCCTTCATAATTTTCTCCGTGACGTTTTATAAAATCTATGATAGGTACAAGAAAAGCTGCTACAAAACCTCCCGCAAAACCGTTGTTGTAAAGATTAATGCCTCCATGTAAGGAGGCAACGTTCATAACTATTGATAGATGAAAAAAACCTGCTAACATACCTGCTATAAATCCATACTGACCTGCAATAGGTGCAAGTGTTGTGCCAAAAAGACCAGCAATAATAACAATGGTTGTCGATGTCTCCCATATTTTCATAAAGGAAGCCAAAACAACGCCAATTAATATAGGAAAACAATTTCTAACATGCTTACCGAAAGCAGCAAAACCTACAACAGTAAGAATACTTCCAACGATAGGTCCGTTTAAAGTTCCTCCAACTAAAAAGACAAAAATCATTGAAGCTATCCCCATAATACCCATATTGATAAAAGTGGATGGAAAATTACCTAATATAGTGAAATCGCTTACCAGTCGTCCAGAAGAACGATAGATACGCTTTAATGGAATATAAATTTTTTCAGAACTGGAGCGGGTAAAAATCAGTCCTGTAAGAATCAACCCTATAAAAACAAATCCAAGAAAGATTTTAAAAAAGAAATCATATTCTTCTGATAGGATATTTACAGTATATATTTCAACTCCGAAACTTCGAGCATTAGCAACTATGAAAGAGCCAATAATTCCTCCAGTAAAGCCAACATTATAGAGGTTGTAGCCGTCATGAAAGCGAAGCATATGAGATGCTAATGATGGAAGTATAAAGCCGCTTGCTAATCCGAAAGAAATACCAAGCAAAACCCCCTGTAAAGTAGGAAGTCCTGAACCAAAAGCAAAGAAACTTACAAGCGGAGCTAACGTGGTACCAAAAAGGGCTATTAACAGGTTGTTTCTGAAAGGTATTTTTTTGTAAATCCCAGAAAGATAAACACCTCCGAGTATTGGCCAGATATTAAAAATATTTTTACCAAAAAAAGCAAACCCTACAACTGTATATACTGCTGCAATAAAAGGTCCGTTGACTTCAATCTTGCATAGAAGTATAAGTAAAGCAGATGCAAGTCCACACAATCCTGCGTTCAAAAGAGTTGCGTTTAGCCCTCCAATAGCCAGATAATCTGTTAATAAAAGACCTGGAGAAAGGACTATTTGTGAGATTCCTTCTAAGATTTTTGCAGGGTTTTGAAGGAAAAGAGAGGTGAAAATGAGCAGCAAAGGGAGAGAAAAAAGAAGAGTCATTTCTTTAAATTTTATCATATAAGTTCCTTTGATAGTTCTAATAGCAGAATAATAATTAGGTCTTGCCTAAACTTATTACTGGTACGTCTTGCTAAATAGAATAAAAAATTGTTTTAAGATTTAAATTTTGTACATTGTAACAATTGTGGAATGATGTTTAATTTAGAAATTTCTCAACATATCTCCACAAAATCACAAGAATATAGTTTTATTTATATTTTACCACATCCTTTCTGTCTAATAAAAGCAAGTAAAGGGCAGAGTGTAAAAAGGGTGTATTTTTGCGTCTTTCGTTTTTTCTTAACCTGCTAACTGCACCTCCACCTACGCCAAGGTATACCTGCCGAAGCTTGTATTTTAGCGTAGGTTGGCTTCGGCGGGTAAAACTCGCAAGATTAACTACAAAAGACGGAATGGGGGGCTGTTAACAAAAGGTTTAAATCTTTTGGATAAAATAAGTGCCGGTATTTGGTAGAGCAATAACAGTCAAATGTAGAATGGAATAAAAAAGCAGGGAGAGTTTTTAGTTCTCCCTGCTTATCACTATATAGTTTAGAAAACACAGGTTGTTACTTTATTCTTCTTCTTTCTGTTTTTCTTGCAACTTTTTCATTTTCCGCTCTTCTGCTTTTCTTTTTGCTTCTTCGAGCATTTTGGTGTGTTTGGCTTGTTGTTCTGGAGTCAAAACTTTATTAAACTGTGTTTCTCTTTCAGTAACAACTTCTTTTTGAGCGGTTTTTTTCTGGTTTTTATCTAGAGAGGTATCTTTTCTAATGCTTTGTGCTTTCCCATACTCCGTTTTATAAATCTCTGTTATTTTTTCTTGTTGCTCCTCAGTAAGCTTAAGTTGTTTAGCAAGGCGAGATACACGTTTCTCAATAACAACCATAGGATCTACCTTACTTTTTCCTGCCGTCTTCTCTGTCTTTTTTTCGCTACTTTTGCCCTCAGATGCATACAGAGTTGCTGCCGTTACTCCAACGACTAACATTGCTACTACTAACAATCTTAATGCTTTCATACGCTCTCCTTCGTCCGGGGTTTAGTTGTTTTTCAACTTAGCCGGACTATTATTTTATGCACCTATTTTAAACATTTTTTTATTCATAAGCTATATTATGACGTTGAGATATAAAAAAAGTTTAGTGGTATATTATATAATTTTATTTAAAAAGATAAAAAAATATTAAGTTAGTAAAAAGGTTAGGATAAAAACGGAGATTGTCACATAAAAACATCCTTAGAGATACTTATAGCAAGAGGCTCGTAACGCTACTAACGCTACAATACATAGGATTGATATATTGAGAAAATTCTTTCACAAAGCATTAAAGATAAGCACTACTTAAAAACAAATAATATCTTACATCCGAACTGCTTTCACTTCTGACGTACGATAAAAATTTGCTTTTTAAAAAGGCAGATGCTTGTATTCGCCATTCTGGAGCACTATCCAGAAACCTCTATCTTGTTCTTTAAGTGTACAGTGTGCTTTGGTAGCCTCAACCAATCTATTGGGATTAGCAGATTCTACGTGTCCATCAAGAAACAAAAGATTCATAAGGTTTGCATGTTTAAAATGGGCATTTCCATATATATTTGGAGACGTTGTGTTGGTAGGTCCAAAATTGTGATATTGGAAACCTTTTGTATAATAACTTGTACCATAACAAACAGCCTCCCCTATTATCCAAAAGTCTGACTGTTGATTAATTTGGTTTACATAAAGCCAACCAGAAGAACCATTAAAAGGTACGTAGTTAATGGTTTCGTACCTGCGGGCATATATAGCCCAAGTTTTTCCATTATCAAGTTCATAAGGGGGTACGGCAGGGCAAACAACCACCTTTGGGTCTATATATCCTCTAAGATCTGATTCAAACTCATAGAGCCCTGCAAATTTAAATGAAGTGTACAAACGTAGATTTATCCAGCCTTTCCAGTCTTCAGCATAAAGAAGTAGTCCATTTCCTATCTGTTTAAGATTGTTGATACAGACTGAAGATTTTGCTCTTGCTCTTGCTTTTGAAAGTGCGGGGAGTAGCATAGCCGCTAAAATTGCTATGATGGCTATTACCACAAGTAGTTCAATAAGAGTAAATCCCTTGTTTTTTTTCATTTTTCTCACCTGCCTTTTAATATACAAATTTTCAATAACTTTCATATAAATCTCTTAAAGTGTACTCGTTACCAGGACCACAATTTGGCAATGCATTTTTATTTAGTTCCCAGTGATGAAAATTATTACTAGTGGTTACAACAAGTTTAGTAGTATTTACCCATTTTGCATTACCTCCAACGTATAACACGTTTACTCCAAAATATGAATGGTGATCCATTTCATTAACTTGCCAACTTCTTGTATCATGAGTGCTTTGCCAATTCCACTGGGTTCCGTAATACCCTTTTGTGTCTGCCATAATTGCTGTATCAGAATGGGTCTGTAAGTTTAAACCGTAAGCATAGGCATACGAACAACTTCCTGGGATGTCTATTGAGGTATTGTGTACAACTTTATGGTTCAGCATACCTGGTATATCATTGGGTTGACAGCGTGAACTTGGGCAAATAAATAGTTGGTAATCTGTTATGTAGGCGGGAGTTTCTAATGCTGGATGTGGGTCATCTTGAGCGTCTACAGGGATAGTCTGACCTGTTAATAAAGCTAGCGACCTGTTTGTTTTTGACTCCGATGGTTGATCCTCTCTTGCTTCAAGTATGGGAAACCAGCCTCCCCAATCTTGTGCATAAATGTTAAGTACTAGACCAAGTTGTTTAAGGTTGGCAAGACACACTCCTCTTCGTGCCTGTTCCCTTGCCCTTGCAAGAGCAGGTAGCAACATAGCTGCAAGTATGGCAATAATAGCTATGACAACCAATAGTTCAATCAGAGTAAAACCGTTAGTTTTTCTCATTTTTTCTCACCTCCTGTTTTTTCCCATTTCCCCACTGTTTTTTGCTACAAGATTTGTTTGCCATAGCCAATCTACGTTAAACTGCAAACTTTGGCAGGTAAACTTGAGCGCTGGTGAAGACGGAAATTTATCCGGGTGTTTTTCAAGGAAGCATTAGTTGTATAGTTGCACAATATTCTATTTTTTATTATAACAGTTAATATAAAACTATATAACTAATTTGCCATAAATGTTATCTGTCATTGTTAACTTTATTCTACACCTCTTGCCT
This bacterium DNA region includes the following protein-coding sequences:
- a CDS encoding nucleotidyltransferase domain-containing protein, which produces MSTAFKNKNLSTVLFSKTRGAILGLLYGNTGQFFYLREIVRKTGVGIGAAQRELKQLSGSGIIKRTARGNQVYYQADTDCPVFKELKGLIIKTVGVADILKEALSPLSEKIKAAFIYGSFVQGTERNDSDVDIMIIGDTTFAEVTSALSDAQTELSREVNPTVYPVKEIQIKIAKNHNFVKTVTEGEKIFLIGDENVIKRLGK
- a CDS encoding DUF2283 domain-containing protein, which produces MERVIIKYQKESDSMDIWFGNPEDEYICEEAGEGIIFKKDKKGKIIGIERLYVSKILGVSSFPVEVTVE
- a CDS encoding nucleotidyltransferase domain-containing protein is translated as MELFQITKSKLRTALLNLYFINPERSFYLRELERILGFTVGNIRRELLKLEKSGLFKSERKGNQVYYSLNYSYPLFHEIKSIISKTSGISVILKGAVSKIKGIKCAFIYGSFAKSEERNASDVDLFILGNVSESDIIKSLKPVEKKIQREINYTLYSYKEYADKKLGKDPFVEDVVKCPKIFLIGDENEL
- a CDS encoding DUF1576 domain-containing protein, with the protein product MIKFKEMTLLFSLPLLLIFTSLFLQNPAKILEGISQIVLSPGLLLTDYLAIGGLNATLLNAGLCGLASALLILLCKIEVNGPFIAAVYTVVGFAFFGKNIFNIWPILGGVYLSGIYKKIPFRNNLLIALFGTTLAPLVSFFAFGSGLPTLQGVLLGISFGLASGFILPSLASHMLRFHDGYNLYNVGFTGGIIGSFIVANARSFGVEIYTVNILSEEYDFFFKIFLGFVFIGLILTGLIFTRSSSEKIYIPLKRIYRSSGRLVSDFTILGNFPSTFINMGIMGIASMIFVFLVGGTLNGPIVGSILTVVGFAAFGKHVRNCFPILIGVVLASFMKIWETSTTIVIIAGLFGTTLAPIAGQYGFIAGMLAGFFHLSIVMNVASLHGGINLYNNGFAGGFVAAFLVPIIDFIKRHGENYEG
- a CDS encoding DUF1559 domain-containing protein, yielding MLAAMLLPALARAREQARRGVCLANLKQLGLVLNIYAQDWGGWFPILEAREDQPSESKTNRSLALLTGQTIPVDAQDDPHPALETPAYITDYQLFICPSSRCQPNDIPGMLNHKVVHNTSIDIPGSCSYAYAYGLNLQTHSDTAIMADTKGYYGTQWNWQSTHDTRSWQVNEMDHHSYFGVNVLYVGGNAKWVNTTKLVVTTSNNFHHWELNKNALPNCGPGNEYTLRDLYESY
- a CDS encoding DsrE family protein, with the protein product MKIGIIIASNDAETCWNALRYGNFALEQCDEVKVFFMGKGVEYQKISTDKFNTVKQAEKFIQAGGKIYACGSCIKSREQESSKMCPISTMKDMYEIVKESEKVVTF
- a CDS encoding plasmid pRiA4b ORF-3 family protein; protein product: MCTGGKRACPPEDCGGIFGYENLLKILSNPKHPEYKSILSWVGGKFDPEYFNFKEVVFDDHDERWDFAPSSQTE
- a CDS encoding HEPN domain-containing protein, with protein sequence MSYEKLFNDFLASGLIKRLDVNFIQIEKLIQRAQKDLIVAEKNLTIDEEVAYNYAYLAMLRSGRALLFLKGFRPSDGQQHKTVIDIAQAILGKEFELLVEKFDKMRRKRNQFTYDPFFPVSRTESIKALKTAGYFVKVVSNLIKKETPNQRFDF